One Salvia splendens isolate huo1 chromosome 22, SspV2, whole genome shotgun sequence DNA segment encodes these proteins:
- the LOC121786672 gene encoding transcription factor PAR1-like encodes MNPSQTTAAQDLSSSSLSTACRCRKRRRRSKRRNENPDEKIEVDKKIVALQKIVPGGERLPVDELFQETAEYIFALESQVEALRFLAAFVHTSDKAKRKLGA; translated from the coding sequence ATGAACCCCTCCCAAACCACGGCGGCACAAgacctctcctcctcctccttgtcCACCGCCTGCCGATGTAGGAAGAGGAGAAGGAGGAGCAAGAGAAGAAATGAAAATCCAGATGAGAAAATTGAGGTGGATAAGAAGATAGTGGCGCTGCAGAAAATAGTTCCCGGCGGCGAGAGGCTTCCGGTGGATGAGCTCTTTCAAGAGACGGCGGAGTATATATTTGCGTTGGAAAGCCAAGTTGAGGCATTAAGGTTTCTTGCTGCCTTCGTTCATACTTCCGACAAGGCAAAGAGGAAGCTCGgtgcttga